The DNA sequence CCGCTCGCATATGTTTCATCGGAGCCTGGACTTGATGCTTCAACGATAAAAAAGCATCTTGAGCTGCTGGTGGACTCTGGAAAGATAGCAAAATTCTGGATTCCTGATGAGTTTACATTTGTAAGTGAGTTCGCGAAAACCAGCACAGGGAAGATCGACAAGAAGGTCTTAAGGGAGATGCTGAAATCATCTTCATAAAAAATATTAAGTAAATAACACTATTTTTTTGCTATAAAAATATTTATAACCAAATGTGATGCTAAAGGGTGATACTTTTCTATGTCAATTTGGCATTCATTGGGTTTGCAGTTATTTCAATTTTATACTACTTAATAAATAGTTATCATTCAATACATTACAAACAACCCGCGGGGACTAACCCTGTTGATCCGGCGGGTGTGACCGCACTAATTCCCGTATACAATGAAGATCCACAGATATTTGCCAGGGTAGTCGGGGCAGTCAAGAATCAGGGCATAAAATTTGTCGTTGTCGGTGACTCCTCCTTTGACCCGTATAGAAAGATTACCGAAGAAAATGGTGGTAAATTCATCTACCTGCCGAAACATGGCGGGAAAAGAAAGGCGGTTTCCGAAGGGATCAGGGAGATCTCTACTGAATATGTAATGCTGGTAGACAGCGATACAGTCATACCGGCAAATACTGTCAGGAGCATGCTATCCAAATTTGATACGGACGTGGGCGGGATTGGAGCCAATCTCTCTGTGAGCAGAAATAATAACTGGATTTCTTATAGTGCTGAATTCGTTGAGCGGTCCAGGGAAGTCCTGTTCAGGGCGCTTTCTTCCCACGGCAGCGTAATGTTGCTCGATGGGGCCTGCGTAATGTACAGGACCGGACTCGTAAAACCTTTCATATTGTCTGAACAATACACGGATCACCGCGTGTTTGGAAAGAAGAGTCAGCTTGGGGACGACAGGCAGTTGACTGGATTCATAATACGATCCAATTACAAGGCCATAAAGGATTATGACGTATCTGTGGAAGTAACTGCACCGAACTCTCTGGGGAAACTGGTCAGGCAGAATATAAGATGGGCAAGGTCAAACTGGGTTAATTTCTTCAGGGAACTTTTCAATGGCACTGCCAGGAAAGCGGGAAGATTTTACACATTTGACTTGCTTTATACGTATATGCTGCCAATAATCTTTGTGGGTATAGGTTTAGCGCAGGTATACCTGTTCTTTCACATAGATTCCCGCTTTCTTTTAGATCACTTTACTTCAACAACAGGCGCAATTTCATTCAACTTTCTACTTAGAAACATGACCGGTGTGAGAGAAGTGTTTTTCCTGAGGATCCTGCTGACCTTTGTAAACTATCTGTCAACGGCAGTGTTTACCGTAGCCATAGCATTCCGCATAGACAAGGAAAGGCTGAAGACGCTCGCCTACGGATCCATAGCAATGATTGTAATGCTGTCAACAACTCTTTACGGTCTGCTAACAATATGGAAACAAAATGGCTGGATGACAAGATAAAAAAATTTATTGTGGGGTGTAGACCATTTTTACCTCTTTTACGGCAAAATCTATATTCGGGAACTTCTCTTTCACTTCCCTCATTATCTTGGTGAGTCTCATGATGAAA is a window from the Thermoplasmatales archaeon genome containing:
- a CDS encoding N-glycosyltransferase, whose product is MILFYVNLAFIGFAVISILYYLINSYHSIHYKQPAGTNPVDPAGVTALIPVYNEDPQIFARVVGAVKNQGIKFVVVGDSSFDPYRKITEENGGKFIYLPKHGGKRKAVSEGIREISTEYVMLVDSDTVIPANTVRSMLSKFDTDVGGIGANLSVSRNNNWISYSAEFVERSREVLFRALSSHGSVMLLDGACVMYRTGLVKPFILSEQYTDHRVFGKKSQLGDDRQLTGFIIRSNYKAIKDYDVSVEVTAPNSLGKLVRQNIRWARSNWVNFFRELFNGTARKAGRFYTFDLLYTYMLPIIFVGIGLAQVYLFFHIDSRFLLDHFTSTTGAISFNFLLRNMTGVREVFFLRILLTFVNYLSTAVFTVAIAFRIDKERLKTLAYGSIAMIVMLSTTLYGLLTIWKQNGWMTR